Proteins encoded within one genomic window of Anastrepha ludens isolate Willacy chromosome 4, idAnaLude1.1, whole genome shotgun sequence:
- the LOC128860488 gene encoding uncharacterized protein LOC128860488 isoform X1: MAPVRNVTTAQSIKQTEIQTSKQQKPMQQQPHKRPYRSTLRYCLATGPGWGGEATVTTSTSGARRQITSNNDYVVSATQHLSGGANVKSPKTAVTATGEAGFDTAYSPNFSKNNIDNNNTRAASAEVQRKRQHCPEEGLTQLNGSAGTTQFNISKNTPSFLQQFTTTPSGTTGSESFVRPVKNEIPAEIKHFAQTQKSLNESPTTTKTASNTFVKLTKANNNSLLPVNLLNLAVSLTTAQISATPTITTAVATNSSQTVVGGCVNVESILLQRLQLIKHFLSLTEPSVANLNQRLKHQDEEVTPTASASSLAAQRVLPKVLMVYENKPESMERDVVVNSNSLEDVPLSELSDNRAQSIQSLHSVETPTPDTSPSFDELQQRLETSNRNIQNMQEQQQQLLRLQNAAKQHLSEMEHLRQQAGALSFNANQGNTSNNAEDTPQYESIDQVHSDMATLVGRMKNLTTFIQNQNELSNLLGDDGPEILAEQEALQRKLESLRAQRDDMRTLVSELQDINRTAERRVGQGSRESEEAIVNAQPTTNEVKHNRGQSPSNAARVVPVTYTRSVPIKLTNGSIAQPSGNTHDDDDSGDPAENAATAMLIKQKVADIETMRMQLQRLKDMMETVNMIEARSSRDVKDIGRTPPREVRSQSRTTGSSGTSFDRDCTPVSVVAAHHTSSADEVGDDSYLIRKMRMINDVTSDLRAQAESLQAERERIKALKEEIVLRKQQAAAAAQLGEDALKRSSLTPTPTPRKQRELDTPTPPLSTNTENDRDQLKMEYETKKKEFELLCQRLNQDDVTVQSEPTINKAPRRRDTVSEADDEADGDEELNDSDFLTSNATSTARQYFTAPQQQSTPAQQHRAAAKAAVTAHSQATSAASAKVSAQGRPSQGRRLSVGPLGKEDSFDMNQTSSTAGGRRHSTLANATNTTQEGTSLEAGSVQSGSSQSAFSMPPPMAAMGPCSSWPPLPPMPNTWNPQLYYGFGASVPPQQLTASQPTSATTTHSAGAPFAPVGLLPPSAVNSDCICSAANSATNAPVVTGPTPTSSCTNTAAQLAADPVVMQQFVQTQQMLINSVCQCNQMLWHQQREIDALNNTIHVLQERLLALTGGVNSVPLTDLPYSIRAESVPPPTLTAGTLPNNLYLSSSNRAQSEQPALFLPGLPTATRSSAFSNYQHHQQQQYQQRQQRGHITTAGGATATNSYNFSSEAQQHSNIATANSTNAGLYSTLNNAAPPPPSQAQSHYNNEVPQSPPLQGGAAGPGPIFMHHHNNAIHQNNANLRTQNHYANNLHQQHQLQQQQHGHSNINVGGGNTLNNQVPPGNRANNYWDNFRSYSRQNLLSTNSNKSNEEQQQQNQQQQQQHQHQHYLQQRLLEQLETPAPAHYRAQPQPHHRPSTGLPTAAALTTSNLQQLQRQQQQQEEAAQQQQQRPAQTQAPLYRAVADSNSNSCNNLNFERNASDNKYLRTLQRSHINSYQQQQQQQQQLGLSNSLYTNHNNLYQSWPPHTNGATAGTACTDANSDANTGGIEVYDAYNIIDSDLTAPYAHLSSNSNSSNMLRNMNVNFGNSPHYQRNKLLTKPNCRGAEAMEHHNPNRALQQQHQRMLSQHQLALRAQQQLDQSTLRPIRNMAAFTQARYLDLLPATVSEAVATAEAQLRNREGVDMLLRTITADDNDAVGALSTAAGGNTTTYSSPYMPNANGVMLMDSNEIGNNTPNIDNENADLEAEGETELNAHVDMLLDEDDDTTSEEIKRNLLVNALKNDKFTTKFYESIKEDVFRRLERMLLEKESAESNCQQGGARIRNGLTGAKATTHTIAIDGPNEMLGASSLQRDPTRKFNLNARMVNQQQQRLHQHHQQQNVGPSPVNFAATAAPAANTYKIKQELNGDHAAEDDRYVSGSAAVDAHANNRQETAAEDNAEEDEYGANNADTESNKADNEDAAAAVAAATAEELANSPNVSHMPGLRPARENEQPEEDFEYYNNNSAGNNNFATGDSADVCRAHQQKVTGNDGKSERKIGNWRQNVLSHVESNKGNKSTSNVGKKRKNQLDNATKGGGGGDAETLPLSAVGNNSADNNMRPVHYTDLIASIITRISNQTHANTQINDTILVEIAKVTASAVQNFTPTLANCKSQTIPSPHISPKKFYMKIKKLSVPRQRDEFLQWYQNYLESLFPGARLEAQRRREELRTGDIAGATTACLELPRACDKVENHQHQVQQRQSQQQKQLQQSTNGSSNTNNNDEDLAEADQNSANSSSNTTIAVAEEHQEEQQRDNQICLRREIEFENNENPDDDVEGDGAKGRTTGQSGIDADGGGGAYVTVPLSAATVAAIAVTEDAINAAVQQHDLLSFTTDVAGVGGASE; encoded by the exons GATTACGTAGTATCAGCGACTCAACATCTAAGTGGTGGTGCAAATGTGAAATCGCCTAAAACAGCAGTAACAGCAACCGGTGAAGCAGGATTTGATACTGCTTACAGtccaaattttagtaaaaataatattgataataataatacaagagCAGCATCTGCGGAAGTGCAGCGGAAACGACAACACTGTCCAGAAGAAGGTTTAACCCAACTTAACGGAAGTGCCGGTACAACACAGttcaatattagtaaaaaca CACCATCTTTCTTGCAACAATTCACCACAACACCTAGTGGTACAACTGGATCGGAATCTTTTGTACGTCCCGTAAAAAACGAAATCCCCGCTGAAATAAAGCACTTTGCACAAACACAGAAATCGCTAAACGAATCTCCAACGACTACAAAAACAGCATCAAACACTTTTGTGAAATTGACTAAAGCGAATAATAATTCTTTACTGCCTGTAAATCTCTTAAACTTGGCTGTCAGCCTAACAACAGCCCAAATATCAGCCACTCCAACGATAACCACAGCTGTTGCAACAAATTCATCTCAAACGGTTGTTGGCGGCTGCGTAAATGTTGAGTCTATTTTACTACAACGTTTACAATTAATAAAACACTTTTTGAGCTTGACCGAACCATCAGTTGCCAACCTCAATCAGCGATTGAAGCACCAGGACGAGGAAGTTACACCAACTGCGAGCGCATCAAGTTTAGCTGCACAGCGAGTTTTGCCAAAAGTGTTAATGGTATACGAAAATAAACCCGAAAGCATGGAGCGTGACGTTGTGGTAAATTCAAACAGTCTTGAAGATGTCCCTTTAAGTGAG TTGAGCGACAATCGCGCGCAGTCAATACAGTCGTTGCATAGCGTTGAAACTCCCACGCCAGACACCTCTCCCAGCTTTGATGAACTGCAGCAACGTTTAGAGACTTCGAATCGCAACATACAAAATATGCaagagcagcagcaacaactttTGCGCTTGCAAAATGCCGCTAAGCAGCATTTGAGTGAAATGGAGCATCTGCGTCAACAGGCAGGCGCTTTAAGTTTTAACGCAAACCAAGGAAACACTTCGAATAATGCTGAGGACACTCCCCAATATGAATCCATCGATCAGGTGCACTCAGATATGGCAACATTGGTTGGTCGTATGAAGAATCTCACCACGTTCATACAAAATCAAAACGAATTAAGCAATCTGCTCGGAGATGATGGACCTGAAATACTTGCTGAACAGGAAGCGTTGCAGCGTAAGCTGGAATCCTTGCGCGCGCAACGTGATGATATGCGTACATTGGTGAGCGAGTTGCAGGACATCAATCGCACTGCCGAACGTAGGGTTGGTCAAGGTTCAAGGGAGAGTGAGGAGGCTATTGTTAATGCGCAGCCAACAACAAATGAAGTAAAGCATAACCGCGGGCAATCGCCGTCGAATGCCGCACGTGTTGTGCCTGTCACTTACACGCGTAGCGTGCCCATAAAGCTGACGAATGGTAGCATAGCGCAACCTTCTGGAAATACACACGATGATGATGATAGTGGCGATCCTGCGGAGAATGCCGCCACTGCAATGCTTATAAAGCAGAAAGTGGCTGACATAGAGACGATGCGCATGCAATTGCAACGTCTGAAAGACATGATGGAAACCGTAAATATGATTGAAGCGCGCTCATCGCGTGATGTGAAGGATATTGGGCGAACACCACCGCGTGAAGTTCGGTCACAATCGCGTACCACAGGCTCGTCAGGCACTTCGTTTGATCGTGATTGTACACCTGTTTCTGTAGTGGCTGCTCATCATACTAGCAGCGCTGACGAAGTCGGTGACGATTCGTATCTTATTCGTAAAATGCGTATGATCAACGACGTAACATCGGATTTACGCGCACAGGCTGAAAGTTTGCAAGCCGAACGTGAGCGGATCAAGGCATTGAAAGAGGAAATTGTGCTGCGTAAGCAACAAGCTGCCGCTGCAGCACAACTTGGAGAGGACGCATTAAAGCGCAGCAGTTTAACCCCTACACCTACGCCACGTAAACAACGCGAACTAGACACGCCGACCCCACCGCTTTCGACAAATACCGAAAATGATCGAGATCAACTCAAAATGGAATACGAGACAAAGAAAAAGGAATTCGAACTATTGTGTCAACGTTTAAACCAAGATGATGTCACGGTACAGTCAGAACCAACCATCAATAAAGCACCCCGACGCCGTGACACCGTCTCCGAAGCCGACGATGAAGCTGATGGCGATGAAGAGTTAAATGATTCGGATTTTCTCACTTCGAACGCTACTTCAACAGCACGCCAATATTTCACGGCACCACAACAACAGTCCACTCCGGCGCAGCAACATCGCGCTGCAGCAAAGGCTGCTGTGACTGCACACTCCCAGGCTACTAGCGCGGCATCAGCAAAAGTATCTGCACAGGGACGTCCAAGTCAAGGCCGACGATTGTCAGTTGGGCCGCTGGGCAAGGAAGACAGCTTCGACATGAATCAAACGTCATCCACTGCAGGTGGGCGTCGGCATTCTACGCTAGCTAACGCTACCAATACTACACAGGAGGGTACGTCACTTGAAGCTGGTAGCGTACAGTCGGGCAGTTCGCAATCTGCATTCTCTATGCCACCACCAATGGCGGCCATGGGCCCTTGTAGCAGTTGGC caCCCCTGCCACCAATGCCCAATACTTGGAATCCACAGCTTTACTATGGTTTTGGTGCCTCAGTCCCGCCGCAACAACTCACAGCATCACAACCGACCTCGGCAACAACAACTCATAGTGCAGGTGCACCATTTGCTCCCGTTGGTTTGcttccaccatctgccgtgaacAGTGACTGCATTTGCAGTGCGGCTAACAGTGCTACAAACGCACCAGTTGTTACTGGACCGACACCGACTTCTAGTTGCACAAATACTGCCGCGCAACTAGCCGCAGACCCCGTTGTAATGCAGCAGTTTGTTCAAACTCAGCAAATGCTTATAAATTCAGTGTGCCAATGCAATCAGATGTTGTGGCATCAGCAGCGCGAAATTGATGCACTCAATAACACAATACATGTG CTACAGGAGCGCTTACTTGCATTAACCGGTGGTGTCAACTCTGTACCACTCACTGATTTGCCCTACTCCATTCGCGCCGAATCTGTGCCACCGCCTACTTTAACCGCAGGGACCTTACCCAACAACCTGTATTTGAGCAGCTCGAATCGTGCACAATCCGAACAGCCTGCCCTCTTCTTGCCCGGCTTGCCGACAGCAACGCGCAGTAGCGCATTCTCGAACTATCAACAtcaccagcaacaacaataccaaCAGCGTCAACAGCGTGGGCATATAACGACTGCAGGTGGCGCAACTGCTACCAACAGCTATAACTTCAGCAGCGAAGCACAACAACACAGCAACATTGCGACAGCAAACAGCACTAACGCCGGTCTTTACAGTACACTAAATAACGCTGCACCACCACCGCCCAGTCAAGCACAATCGCATTACAACAATGAAGTGCCGCAATCACCACCATTGCAGGGAGGAGCTGCTGGGCCAGGACCGATTTTCATGCATCATCACAACAATGCAATACATCAAAATAACGCCAATTTGCGTACTCAAAATCACTATGCCAACAATTTGCACCAACAGCATCagctccaacaacaacaacatgggcATAGTAACATCAACGTTGGCGGCGGCAATACGCTGAATAATCAAGTTCCACCTGGTAATCGTGCCAACAATTATTGGGACAATTTCCGAAG CTATTCGCGGCAAAACTTGCTTTCGACTAATTCGAATAAGAGTAATgaagagcagcagcagcaaaatcagcaacagcaacaacagcatcaACATCAGCATTATCTTCAGCAACGCTTGCTTGAACAGCTTGAGACACCAGCACCAGCTCATTATCGCGCCCAACCGCAGCCACACCACCGCCCATCAACTGGATTGCCAACAGCAGCAGCGCTGACAACCAGTAACTTACAACAATTGCAGcgccagcaacaacagcaggaaGAAGCggcgcaacagcaacaacaacggccAGCGCAAACTCAGGCACCGCTATACCGCGCGGTAGCCGATAGCAATAGCAACAGTTGCAACAACCTAAATTTTGAACGCAATGCGAGTGACAACAAGTATTTGCGCACCTTGCAGCGCTCTCATATCAATAGctatcagcagcagcaacaacagcaacaacaacttggACTCTCAAATTCATTGTATACCAATCACAACAACCTATATCAATCATGGCCACCGCATACTAACGGCGCTACTGCTGGCACCGCCTGCACTGATGCAAACAGTGACGCTAACACTGGTGGCATTGAGGTTTACGATGCTTACAACATTATTGACAGCGACTTGACGGCGCCGTATGCGCACTTGAGCAGCAACTCAAATTCCAGCAACATGTTGCGCAACATGAATGTCAACTTCGGCAATAGTCCGCATTATCAACGCAACAAACTGTTGACCAAACCAAATTGTCGTGGCGCCGAAGCGATGGAGCATCACAATCCGAATAGGgctctacaacaacaacaccaacgcaTGCTGTCGCAACACCAACTAGCATTACGTGCACAACAGCAGCTTGACCAATCCACGCTGCGGCCCATACGCAATATGGCCGCCTTCACTCAAGCGCGTTATCTAGACTTATTGCCAGCCACAGTTAGCGAAGCGGTTGCCACGGCCGAGGCGCAATTACGCAATCGTGAAGGCGTCGATATGTTGCTACGCACTATAACCGCCGACGATAACGACGCTGTAGGAGCGTTGTCCACAGCGGCCGGTGGCAATACTACCACTTACAGTTCGCCATACATGCCGAACGCTAATGGGGTAATGCTGATGGACAGCAACGAAATCGGCAACAATACACCAAATATTGACAATGAGAATGCAGATCTTGAGGCGGAAGGGGAAACCGAGCTGAATGCGCATGTGGATATGTTGCTCGATGAGGATGACGACACCACATCGGAGGAAATCAAACGTAATTTGCTGGTTAATGCATTGAAAAATGATAAATTTACTACAAAATTCTACGAGTCCATAAAGGAGGACGTTTTTCGTCGCCTCGAACGCATGTTGTTGGAAAAAGAGTCGGCTGAGAGCAATTGCCAGCAGGGCGGAGCCCGAATTCGCAACGGTTTGACAGGCGCCAAAGCCACTACACATACCATCGCCATTGATGGGCCCAATGAAATGTTAGGCGCTTCATCGCTACAGCGCGACCCAACacgcaaatttaatttaaatgcgcGCATGGTTAATCAACAGCAGCAGCGTCTGCATCAGCATCACCAACAACAAAATGTTGGCCCATCGCCAGTCAACTTTGCTGCAACTGCAGCGCCAGcagcaaatacatataaaatcaaACAAGAGTTAAACGGTGATCACGCGGCTGAAGATGATCGATACGTGTCTGGGTCGGCTGCAGTTGATGCACATGCGAATAATCGTCAAGAAACTGCAGCTGAGGATAATGCAGAAGAAGACGAATATGGCGCGAATAATGCGGACACTGAAAGCAACAAAGCGGATAATGAAGATGCGGCAGCAGCTGTAGCTGCAGCGACAGCGGAGGAATTGGCAAACAGCCCGAATGTGTCCCACATGCCGGGCCTTAGGCCAGCGAGAGAAAACGAACAACCGGAGGAGGACTTTgaatattacaacaacaacagcgccgGAAACAATAATTTTGCTACTGGTGACTCCGCTGATGTTTGTCGGGCACACCAGCAAAAAGTCACCGGCAATGACGGAAAATCCGAACGCAAGATAGGAAATTGGCGACAAAATGTGCTGAGTCATGTTGAATCTAATAAAGGCAACAAATCAACATCGAATGTTGGCAAGAAGCGAAAAAACCAGTTGGATAATGCAACTAAAGGCGGTGGGGGCGGTGATGCAGAGACTTTGCCG TTATCCGCGGTCGGTAACAACTCGGCTGACAACAATATGCGGCCGGTTCATTACACCGACCTTATCGCCTCCATAATTACGCGAATAAGCAACCAAACGCATGCCAACACCCAAATCAACGACACGATTCTGGTGGAGATCGCCAAAGTGACCGCCAGTGCGGTACAAAATTTTACACCCACACTTGCAAACTGTAAGTCACAGACCATTCCGTCACCACACATTTCGCCtaagaaattttatatgaaaattaaaaagcttAGCGTTCCGCGGCAACGTGACGAGTTCCTGCAATGGtatcaaaattatttagaaTCTCTCTTTCCGGGTGCGCGTTTGGAAGCCCAAAGGCGGCGTGAGGAGTTAAGGACTGGCGATATTGCCGGAGCAACAACAGCTTGCCTGGAATTGCCACGTGCATGCGACAAGGTGGAAAACCACCAGCATCAGGTGCAACAACGTCagtcacaacaacaaaaacagctacAGCAATCGACCAATGGCAGTAGCAATACAAATAATAACGACGAAGACTTGGCTGAGGCTgatcaaaattcagcaaatagCAGCAGCAACACTACTATTGCTGTTGCAGAGGAACACCAGGAGGAGCAGCAGCGTGATAATCAAATTTGTTTGCGGCgtgaaattgaatttgaaaacaaTGAAAATCCAGACGACGATGTAGAAGGTGATGGTGCCAAGGGCAGAACAACCGGCCAGAGTGGCATTGACGCAGACGGTGGTGGTGGTGCATATGTTACAGTGCCCCTGTCAGCCGCCACTGTTGCCGCTATTGCAGTGACGGAAGACGCAATTAATGCTGCGGTACAGCAACACGATTTACTGAGCTTCACCACGGACGTAGCTGGAGTTGGTGGTGCGTCGGAATAG